The nucleotide window TTCCCTTTGGCAGAAAGTGGAAAAAGAAGCAAAAGATTTATTTGAAGCGTTCGGTTTTAAGGAAATCCGGATTCCCATCATTGAAAAAACACATCTGTTTGCCAGAAGCATCGGAGAGGTCACTGATATTGTTGAAAAAGAGATGTACACCTTTGCCGATCGAAAAGGGGACAAGCTGACCTTAAGGCCGGAAGCCACTGCATCCATTGTCAGATCCTATATCCAGCACAAGATGTATGCCGCAGATCCAGTCAGAAAATTTTTCATGATCGGCCCCATGTTCAGACGGGAAAGACCTCAAAAAGGCAGATACCGCCAATTTTATCAAATTGATGCGGAAGTGTTCGGCATTGAATCCGCCTATATTGACAGCCAGATGATTTTTCTGTTAAACGAATTGTTTAAACGCCTTGGTTTAACAGGCCTTTCAGCCCATATCAACTCCCTTGGCTGCCCTGACTGCAGGCCGGATTTTCAAAAAGCACTCTTAGATTTTCTTGAATCAAAAAAAGACCGGCTGTGTGAAAACTGCTTAAGACGGATGGATAAAAATCCCTTGAGAATCATTGACTGCAAAGCCACTGATTGCCAAGAGGCTCTTCAGGATGCCCCGGCAACTCTGGATTATCTCTGCAATGAGTGCGAAGACCATTTTGCCACGGTTAAAACAACCCTTGAACATCAGGGGGTTGATTTTATTGTGGACAAATCCCTGGTACGGGGTCTGGATTATTATACCCGGACTGCCTGGGAAATTCAGACTACAGCCCTTGGTGCCCAGAGTGCCGTTGCCGGCGGCGGCAGGTATGACGGCCTTGTCAAAGAGCTGGGAGGCCCCCAGACACCAGGAATCGGATTTGCCATTGGATTTGACCGTCTGGTGGAGGTCATGGAACAAATTGACAAGACACCTCAAATTCCTGGCCTTGATCTGTTTATCGTGTCTTTAGGGGATGCGGCCATGGAAAAAGGATATCATTGGTCTTGTGAGTTGAACCAGGCCGGTATTCGCACAGAAATTGATTTCAGGGCAAAAAGCATGAAAGCCCTTATGAAAAGGGCAAATAAGTTCAATGCTCAATATGTATTGATTGCAGGAGAAAACGAACTGACACAAAATGCCATCATTTTAAGAAACATGAACACCAAAGAACAGGTTTTACTTGCCGTTGAAACCCTGGTTCCGGAACTGATCAAGATATTAAAAAAATAAAATAGAGGAATTATTGAAGTGACTGATTTGCTAGGAGATCTGACAAGGACACATCATTGTTGCCAGTTAAGGGACACTGATATCGATAAAGAAGTGGTCTTAATGGGCTGGGTACAGCACCGCCGTGACCACGGAGGGGTAATATTCATTGATTTAAGGGATAAAGAAGGTATCACACAGATCGTTTTTAACCCGGAACATTCAAAAACAGTCCATGAAAAAGCCCAGGAAATCAGAAACGAGTATGTTCTTGGCGTAAAAGGAAAAGTCATTGCGCGACCCGGTGATATGCTTAATCCGAATATGAAAACCGGGGCTGTTGAAGTGATGACAGATGAACTTTATATTTTTTCAAAAGCCAAAACACCGGCATTCCAGATAGAAGACCGGGTGGAAACATCGGAAGTTCTTCGTTTGCAGTACAGATATCTGGATTTAAGACGGCCCCAGCTGAAAAACAATATCCTGGCAAGGCACAAGGCCACAATGGCAATACGCAACTATCTGGACAATAAAGGCTTTGTGGATATTGAAACACCCTTTTTGACCAAAAGCACACCCGAAGGTGCCAGGGATTACCTGGTTCCGTCCAGGGTCAACCAAGGGGAATTTTATGCCCTGCCCCAGTCTCCCCAGCTGTTCAAGCAATTATTGATGATTTCAGGGTTTGACAAGTATTACCAGATTGTCAAATGTTTCAGGGATGAAGACTTAAGAGCGGACCGGCAGCCCGAGTTTACCCAGATCGATATGGAACTTTCGTTTGTTGATGAACAGCAGATCATGGACGTTGCAGAGGGCATGATCGTTGCTATTTTCAAAAAAGTATTGGATATTGACCTTGTTACGCCGTTTCCCAGGATCACCTATGATGAAGCCATGTCAAGATTTGGTCTGGACAGACCTGATCTCAGGTTTGGTCTGGAATTGTGTGAGGTCTCCGATATTGTAAAAGATGCAGGATTCAAGGTGTTTGCCAATGTGGTAAAAAACGGCGGTCTTGTTAAAGCTGTCAATGCAAAAGGGTGTGCCACTTTTACCCGCAAACAGATTGATGAACTGACTGATTTTACAGCCGTTTACAAAGCAAAGGGACTGGCCTGGATAAAAATCAAAGAAGATAGCTGGCAATCACCCATTGCCAAATTCTTTACAGACGAAGAAAAAGAGGCCTTAAGAAAACGGCTTGACCTTGAACCAGGGGATATTGTTTTTTTCGTGGCTGATCAGCCGAAAATTACAAACGAAGCCCTTGGCCAGTTGAGAAACGAACTGGCAAGGCGGCTTGAACTGATTTCCGACGATACCTATGAATTTACCTGGGTGACCCGTTTTCCCCTGCTGGATTATGATGAAACTGAAAAACGCTACCAAGCCCTGCACCATCCTTTTACAGCTCCCCTTGAAGAAGATATTGAAAAGCTTGATTCCGACCCTCTTGCCATTAAATCAAGGGCTTATGACCTGGTGTTGAACGGGATTGAAATAGGTGGCGGAAGTATTCGTATTCACGACACTGAACTCCAGGCAAAGGTCTTAAACTGTCTTGGCATTGATGAAACCGAAGCCAATGAAAAATTCGGGTTTCTTTTAAAGGCATTGTCGTCCGGAGCCCCCCCGCATGGAGGAATTGCTTTCGGGCTGGACCGGCTGATGATGCTGTTGTGCCGTGAAGACTCCATCAGAAATGTCATTGCATTCCCAAAGACCCAGAAAGCCACCTGCCTTTTGACGGATGCACCGTCCAAGGCATCGACTGCACAGCTTCGGGAGCTTGCCATCAAAGTTACTAAAATAGAAGAATAAAACTGATTTTTCAAATAAGAAGGTGTCTTGCCCGTTGCAGGCAAGACACCTTTTTTTTTAAAACAAATTGCTTGTTAAAGCCCTTGATCGATAATTATCTGTGCATTTTTTTTTAGAGATGCGCTTTTGCCAAAATTTAAGAATCAACAATGGGAATATCATCCATTATATCATCTGGTTCTTCTTTTTTGTATGGCATTAATACTGCCTGGGAGGTCTTTCCGTCCACAAGAATTTTTATGGGATTTTCAAATTTTATATGCTTCAGATAAGTTGTTGTGGTTTCGCATGTCTGACAACTGAAAAATTCATAATCAATAAAATCCTCTCCTTTATCTGATACGGTAATATAACTGATACCAAGAGAGGTGATATTCTGGAAAAAATGAGACCCCTGGGAAGGATCTGCCTTGATGCTTTCAATGGTGGTTTCCAGCATTACTCCCACATTGGAAATATCATTCCAGACAACCGGAATCCCCAGCCACCGGTCTGAAGTTCCCCACCTGCCCGGCCCGATCAGGACGTATTTTTTGTTATTTTCATTAAACAGGGCATTGATTTTATTTATTTCCGTTGCTATTTCAATGGTTTTACCTGGATCAAAGGTTGCAGGGTCCACATAGACAACATCATAGATATCCTTATATTC belongs to Desulfobacula toluolica Tol2 and includes:
- the hisS gene encoding histidine--tRNA ligase, encoding MQTIRGFRDILPEHISLWQKVEKEAKDLFEAFGFKEIRIPIIEKTHLFARSIGEVTDIVEKEMYTFADRKGDKLTLRPEATASIVRSYIQHKMYAADPVRKFFMIGPMFRRERPQKGRYRQFYQIDAEVFGIESAYIDSQMIFLLNELFKRLGLTGLSAHINSLGCPDCRPDFQKALLDFLESKKDRLCENCLRRMDKNPLRIIDCKATDCQEALQDAPATLDYLCNECEDHFATVKTTLEHQGVDFIVDKSLVRGLDYYTRTAWEIQTTALGAQSAVAGGGRYDGLVKELGGPQTPGIGFAIGFDRLVEVMEQIDKTPQIPGLDLFIVSLGDAAMEKGYHWSCELNQAGIRTEIDFRAKSMKALMKRANKFNAQYVLIAGENELTQNAIILRNMNTKEQVLLAVETLVPELIKILKK
- the aspS gene encoding aspartate--tRNA ligase; the encoded protein is MTDLLGDLTRTHHCCQLRDTDIDKEVVLMGWVQHRRDHGGVIFIDLRDKEGITQIVFNPEHSKTVHEKAQEIRNEYVLGVKGKVIARPGDMLNPNMKTGAVEVMTDELYIFSKAKTPAFQIEDRVETSEVLRLQYRYLDLRRPQLKNNILARHKATMAIRNYLDNKGFVDIETPFLTKSTPEGARDYLVPSRVNQGEFYALPQSPQLFKQLLMISGFDKYYQIVKCFRDEDLRADRQPEFTQIDMELSFVDEQQIMDVAEGMIVAIFKKVLDIDLVTPFPRITYDEAMSRFGLDRPDLRFGLELCEVSDIVKDAGFKVFANVVKNGGLVKAVNAKGCATFTRKQIDELTDFTAVYKAKGLAWIKIKEDSWQSPIAKFFTDEEKEALRKRLDLEPGDIVFFVADQPKITNEALGQLRNELARRLELISDDTYEFTWVTRFPLLDYDETEKRYQALHHPFTAPLEEDIEKLDSDPLAIKSRAYDLVLNGIEIGGGSIRIHDTELQAKVLNCLGIDETEANEKFGFLLKALSSGAPPHGGIAFGLDRLMMLLCREDSIRNVIAFPKTQKATCLLTDAPSKASTAQLRELAIKVTKIEE